The Gemmatimonas sp. DNA window AGTGCGCTACGCCTGGATTGCGCAGGTTATCGAGCGCACCGTAACGCGGTCACGGCCGGCCGGCTACAACGTGAGCGACCGCATCGACCGGTTTGCCCTCCACCGCGTCTGGGGACCGCTCATCTTCCTCGTGCTCATGATGATCGTTTTTCAGGCGGTCTTTTCGTGGGCCACGCCACTAATGGACGGCATCGAAGCGATCATCGCCGCCGCCGGCGGCGCGGTGGGCAACACGCTGCCCGAGGGCGACCTGCGTTCGCTCATCGTGGACGGCGTGTTTGCCGGTGTCGGCTCGGTGCTGGTGTTCTTGCCGCAGATCGCGATTCTGTTCACGTTCATCGGCCTGCTCGAACACTCGGGCTACATGGCCCGCGCCGCGTTCCTGATGGATCGCATCATGCGCCGCGTGGGCCTGCACGGGAAAAGCTTCATCCCGATGCTGTCGGGGTACGCCTGCGCCGTGCCCGGCATCATGGCCACACGCACCATCGAAGATCCGAAAGATCGCTTGGCCACGATCATGGTCGTGCCCCTCATGAGCTGTTCAGCCCGACTGCCGGTGTACACGCTGCTCATCGGCGCCTTCGTGCCGGCGACGTCGATTTTCCCGGGGCTCACGCTGCAGGGCGCGACGATGCTGTTCATGTATCTGCTCGGCACCGTGGTCGCCCTCGCCGTGGCCGCGATCTTCAAGCGCACGCTGCTCAAGGGTCCCGTGCGCCCCATGATTCTCGAGCTGCCGCCATATCGTTTTCCAAGTCTCAAGTCATTGGGCGTGTCGGTCGTGCAACGCTGCCAGCTGTTCCTGCAGCGCGCGGGTACCGTGATTCTGGCGCTCTCAATCGTACTCTGGGCGATGGCCACCTATCCGAAGGCCACCGTGGATTCGTCGCTGCCCGCAGAAACACAGCAGGAGCAACAGCTCGAGCATTCGGTGCTGGGCCGCATCGGTCACGGCATTGAACCGTTGGTGCGCCCTCTGGGGTATGACTGGAAAATCGGCGTCTCGATTGCCGCCAGCTTCGCCGCCCGCGAAGTGTTCGTTTCCACCATGGGCACGATCTACGGCGTCGGCACGGAGAGCGAGCAGGCACTCACCGAGCGACTGCAATCAGAGCGCAATGCCGTCACCGGCGAGCGCGCCTACACACCGCTGATTGCGGTTGGTCTCATGGTGTTCTACGTGTTCGCGCTCATGTGTATCAGCACGATCGCGGTCACGGTGCGTGAAGCCGGCGGCGGTCGCATCGGTTGGCAGTGGGCCGGCCTGCAGTTCGCGTACATGCTCGCGTTGGCGTGGGGCTCCGCGTGGCTCGTCTACGTGGGCGGAACGGCACTGGGTCTCGG harbors:
- the feoB gene encoding ferrous iron transport protein B — protein: MSTLQSPLSPDDSAIVPPHAGGSALSEAGRESMRVAIIGNPNTGKTTLFNALTGLRQRVGNFAGVTVERVEGGFKGPDGRRVTVLDLPGSYSLSAGSPDEQVALEVLLGRDADRWRPDVVLVVADASHLERNLFLASQVIELGVPVVIALNQFDVAESEGLRIDIPELIHQLGVPIVPTVAKRGEGLEPLKKALVIAAGLPAPTRQFSLPEPAQDALAPLEACLVSDGLSAVAARMEALRLLGMQRVGPHLDRVPGLAEAITAASDELRSVGFVPTRLESEVRYAWIAQVIERTVTRSRPAGYNVSDRIDRFALHRVWGPLIFLVLMMIVFQAVFSWATPLMDGIEAIIAAAGGAVGNTLPEGDLRSLIVDGVFAGVGSVLVFLPQIAILFTFIGLLEHSGYMARAAFLMDRIMRRVGLHGKSFIPMLSGYACAVPGIMATRTIEDPKDRLATIMVVPLMSCSARLPVYTLLIGAFVPATSIFPGLTLQGATMLFMYLLGTVVALAVAAIFKRTLLKGPVRPMILELPPYRFPSLKSLGVSVVQRCQLFLQRAGTVILALSIVLWAMATYPKATVDSSLPAETQQEQQLEHSVLGRIGHGIEPLVRPLGYDWKIGVSIAASFAAREVFVSTMGTIYGVGTESEQALTERLQSERNAVTGERAYTPLIAVGLMVFYVFALMCISTIAVTVREAGGGRIGWQWAGLQFAYMLALAWGSAWLVYVGGTALGLGGSR